One Elusimicrobiota bacterium DNA segment encodes these proteins:
- a CDS encoding adenylate/guanylate cyclase domain-containing protein, whose product MARALWRRGAQLLIPLALLFLVVWLKLSPWAWVETFQHKAFDMFQVLRPRPYEAAPVRILDIDDETLSRLGQWPWPRSQVARVIDRLDELGAAVTAFDIVFSEPDRTSPAEVASLWPHTRELEAVKAKLKTLPDHDALLAQAIGRSRVVTGFVLTGQKNGAAPVVKASFSYAGDNPMAYVDAYEGAVANLPILEKRAAGNGNFGFLPESDGIIRRPPLLFGLGKSLYPSLAAEALRVAQGGAGYAVKSSGASGESSFGQHTGISRIKIGAYKIPTDAKGRFWVYYTLPPPERTIALWRIFNKNFDPEQLAGCIIFLGTSASGLKDLRVTPLSPAAPGVEVHANVVEQVLLGRFLQRPDWAPGAELLYMLVMGLALILLLPLCGALSSVSLTVAGLTGALAFSWHAFSSWMYLVDPVFPCLTVLLIYMSSSLIGYLKTEAERRQIKGAFSRYMSPALIEELAKNPDKLKLGGELRDMTLLFCDIRGFTTISEKLDPQGLTHLINAFFTPMTEIILERKGTIDKYIGDCIMAFWNAPLDDPEHARHACQAALAMQDKLAELNTEWEAASKAEGRPFIPVQIGLGLNTGACCVGNMGSDQRFDYSALGDEVNLASRLEGQSKNYGVGIVIGPNTRERVPDYAVLELDLIRVKGKSVPVRIYALLGDDSMARQEEFSAWQKRHDEMLAAYRSRQWQKARALLSICRSRPWSFPTLYDLYEERLKAFEAVPPGPDWDGTFTALSK is encoded by the coding sequence ATGGCGCGCGCGCTCTGGAGGCGGGGGGCCCAGCTCTTGATTCCCCTGGCCCTCCTCTTCCTGGTGGTCTGGCTCAAGCTGAGCCCCTGGGCTTGGGTGGAGACCTTCCAGCATAAGGCCTTCGACATGTTCCAAGTCCTGCGCCCCCGCCCCTACGAGGCGGCCCCTGTGCGCATCCTCGACATAGATGACGAGACCCTCTCCCGTCTCGGCCAGTGGCCTTGGCCGAGAAGCCAGGTGGCCCGCGTCATAGATAGATTGGACGAGCTGGGCGCCGCGGTCACGGCTTTCGACATCGTTTTTTCCGAGCCAGACCGTACTTCTCCGGCGGAGGTTGCCTCGCTTTGGCCCCATACCAGGGAGCTGGAAGCGGTTAAGGCCAAGCTCAAGACCCTGCCCGACCATGACGCCCTCCTGGCCCAGGCCATAGGCCGAAGCCGGGTCGTGACTGGCTTTGTCTTGACCGGCCAGAAGAATGGTGCGGCACCCGTCGTGAAAGCTTCATTCTCCTACGCCGGGGACAATCCCATGGCCTACGTGGACGCCTACGAGGGCGCGGTCGCCAATCTCCCGATTTTGGAAAAACGCGCCGCGGGAAACGGCAATTTCGGGTTCCTCCCCGAATCGGACGGCATCATCCGCAGGCCCCCTCTCCTCTTCGGCTTGGGGAAATCCCTTTATCCCTCGCTCGCCGCCGAGGCCCTGCGCGTGGCCCAAGGGGGCGCGGGCTACGCCGTCAAATCCTCCGGGGCGAGCGGCGAGTCGAGCTTCGGCCAGCACACTGGGATCAGCCGGATCAAGATCGGGGCCTATAAGATCCCCACGGACGCCAAGGGCCGCTTCTGGGTGTACTACACCTTGCCGCCTCCCGAGCGCACCATTGCCCTGTGGCGGATATTCAATAAAAATTTCGACCCCGAGCAGTTGGCCGGCTGCATTATCTTCCTGGGAACCTCCGCCTCTGGGCTCAAGGACTTGCGCGTGACACCCCTCAGCCCCGCCGCCCCCGGGGTCGAGGTCCACGCCAACGTGGTTGAGCAGGTCCTCTTGGGGCGCTTTCTCCAGCGCCCGGATTGGGCCCCGGGCGCGGAGCTTCTCTACATGCTGGTGATGGGCCTAGCTTTGATCCTGCTCCTTCCTCTCTGCGGGGCGCTTTCCAGCGTGAGCTTGACCGTGGCGGGGCTGACCGGAGCTTTGGCCTTTTCCTGGCATGCCTTCTCCTCCTGGATGTACCTGGTGGATCCGGTATTCCCCTGCTTGACCGTGCTTCTCATCTATATGTCTTCTTCCTTAATAGGCTACTTGAAGACCGAGGCGGAGCGGCGCCAGATCAAGGGGGCCTTCAGCCGCTATATGTCCCCGGCCCTGATCGAGGAGCTGGCCAAGAACCCCGACAAGCTCAAGCTGGGTGGGGAACTGCGCGACATGACCTTGCTTTTTTGCGACATACGGGGATTTACCACCATTTCGGAAAAGCTCGACCCGCAGGGTTTGACTCACCTCATCAACGCTTTCTTCACCCCCATGACGGAAATCATACTGGAGAGAAAGGGCACCATAGACAAGTACATCGGCGACTGCATCATGGCTTTCTGGAACGCCCCCCTGGACGATCCCGAGCACGCCCGGCACGCCTGTCAGGCGGCGCTCGCGATGCAGGACAAGCTGGCCGAACTCAATACCGAGTGGGAGGCGGCGAGCAAGGCCGAGGGACGGCCTTTTATTCCCGTTCAGATAGGTCTTGGACTCAATACCGGCGCCTGCTGCGTGGGGAACATGGGCTCTGACCAGCGCTTCGACTATTCAGCCCTGGGCGATGAGGTGAATCTGGCCTCGCGCCTCGAGGGCCAATCCAAGAATTATGGGGTTGGCATCGTCATAGGCCCCAATACCCGCGAGCGGGTTCCGGACTATGCGGTCTTGGAGCTGGACCTTATCCGTGTGAAGGGGAAAAGCGTGCCCGTGCGCATCTACGCTCTCCTGGGCGACGACTCCATGGCCCGCCAGGAGGAGTTCTCGGCCTGGCAGAAGCGCCACGACGAGATGCTCGCCGCCTACCGCTCCCGGCAGTGGCAAAAGGCCCGGGCCCTTCTGTCCATATGTCGCTCCCGGCCCTGGTCGTTTCCGACGCTTTACGATCTCTACGAGGAGCGCCTCAAGGCCTTCGAGGCCGTTCCCCCCGGCCCGGATTGGGACGGCACCTTCACGGCCCTTAGTAAATGA
- a CDS encoding tetratricopeptide repeat protein has product MKRFKLRLTAIPLALLGLAASLQAQNYEQEIRKPGSEIDIQSKITNIGEEAQRRKILEGEKDVSYDEVLADPDNLDLNYRYARTQVRQGNLKGASATLERILLIDPNLSKVRLVYAIVLFRLQDMVEAERELNALKGVADLPENLRRETDKYLTAVEKSYKRTVLSGRVSAGVQYDTNRNSASSSGQRLLTDVPITLTGTSLKRADVSKIFIGNLELRRDLARNSGDQLFASYTYYRADQTAVKSLNLQAHSAQAGGVWKARSWELTPSLSYDLVLLAQTTYLRNRGGGLRALYKPSPRSSFFVEAKDVYQDFARTADVPTAPERNGIQFDATAGAEWQATGSMRLSFNYNRSVKHASRRYNAYNRDSVTVGNALFLGKGLFLIPSATYNYDQYLQNDPSVSTLKRIDKTVKLDVTAGASLGQLHPKLESLLWTVSYEYYDSTRSNLRNYAYINQKISTLLTYRWDVGF; this is encoded by the coding sequence ATGAAACGATTTAAACTCAGACTTACGGCAATTCCCTTGGCACTGCTGGGCTTGGCGGCATCCCTCCAGGCGCAGAACTACGAGCAAGAGATACGCAAGCCCGGCAGCGAGATCGATATTCAATCCAAGATCACCAATATCGGCGAGGAAGCCCAGCGCCGCAAGATCCTGGAGGGCGAGAAGGACGTCTCCTACGATGAGGTGCTGGCCGACCCCGATAATTTGGATTTGAACTACCGCTATGCCCGGACCCAGGTCCGGCAGGGGAATCTCAAGGGCGCCTCGGCGACTTTGGAGCGCATCCTGCTGATAGACCCGAACCTCTCCAAGGTGCGCCTGGTCTACGCGATCGTCCTCTTCCGCCTTCAGGACATGGTCGAGGCCGAGCGGGAGCTCAACGCCCTCAAGGGCGTGGCCGACCTTCCGGAAAATCTGCGCCGGGAAACCGACAAATACTTAACGGCGGTCGAGAAGTCCTACAAGCGCACCGTGCTCTCCGGCCGCGTAAGCGCCGGCGTCCAGTACGACACCAACCGCAACTCTGCCTCCTCCTCCGGACAGAGGCTCCTCACCGACGTCCCGATCACCTTAACCGGAACCTCCCTCAAGCGCGCGGACGTGAGCAAGATATTCATAGGCAACCTCGAGCTGCGCCGGGACTTGGCAAGAAACTCCGGCGACCAACTTTTCGCGAGCTACACCTATTACCGGGCCGACCAAACAGCGGTCAAGAGCCTCAACCTACAGGCCCACTCCGCCCAGGCGGGCGGGGTTTGGAAAGCGCGCAGCTGGGAGCTGACCCCGAGCCTCTCCTACGATCTGGTGCTCCTGGCCCAGACCACCTACCTGCGCAACCGCGGCGGGGGCCTGCGCGCCCTCTACAAGCCCAGCCCGCGCTCGAGCTTCTTCGTGGAGGCCAAGGACGTCTACCAGGACTTCGCCCGCACCGCCGACGTCCCCACGGCTCCCGAGAGAAACGGCATCCAGTTCGACGCCACGGCCGGGGCGGAGTGGCAGGCCACCGGCTCCATGCGCCTGAGCTTCAACTACAACCGCAGCGTCAAGCACGCCTCGCGCCGCTACAACGCCTACAACCGAGATTCGGTGACGGTCGGAAACGCCCTGTTCCTGGGCAAGGGGCTGTTCCTTATTCCCAGCGCGACCTACAATTACGATCAATACCTGCAAAACGACCCCAGCGTGAGCACCCTCAAGCGCATCGACAAGACCGTGAAGCTCGACGTCACCGCGGGCGCCTCGCTCGGCCAGCTGCATCCCAAGCTCGAGAGCCTGCTCTGGACGGTGAGCTACGAATACTACGACTCCACCCGGTCCAACCTGCGCAACTACGCCTACATCAACCAGAAGATCTCGACCTTGCTCACCTACCGGTGGGACGTGGGCTTCTGA
- a CDS encoding response regulator, protein MSLLDPKTKTVLIVDDDESMLNLLEIMIRRDGFKIDLAATGEKALEKLKSSPDALVLDLMLPGITGFEVISHLSRTPAPPPVIVVTAYAHTKEVQDMRKQVHVEEFLVKPISQKKLLSILHRVLKTQPPQK, encoded by the coding sequence ATGTCCTTGCTAGACCCCAAGACCAAGACCGTGCTCATCGTGGACGACGACGAATCCATGCTGAACCTGCTCGAGATCATGATCCGGCGGGACGGCTTCAAGATAGACCTGGCCGCGACCGGTGAAAAGGCCTTGGAAAAGCTCAAGTCCTCTCCCGACGCCTTGGTCTTGGACCTGATGCTGCCCGGGATCACGGGTTTTGAGGTCATCAGCCACCTGAGCCGCACGCCCGCTCCTCCCCCGGTCATTGTCGTGACCGCCTACGCCCATACCAAGGAAGTCCAGGACATGAGAAAGCAGGTGCATGTCGAGGAGTTTCTGGTCAAGCCCATCAGCCAGAAGAAGCTCCTGTCCATCCTGCATCGGGTGCTCAAGACCCAGCCACCTCAGAAGTAG